A part of Pieris napi chromosome 9, ilPieNapi1.2, whole genome shotgun sequence genomic DNA contains:
- the LOC125052690 gene encoding 60S ribosome subunit biogenesis protein NIP7 homolog, whose amino-acid sequence MKILSEDRTRLLFEKLTKYIGVNVKLLIDRPDGTYCFREKKDRVYYISERLLQLAHTVKPDHLISAGTCFGKFTKTNKFRLHITALTYIAPYAPYKLWVKPSSEQQFLYGHHVIKSGLGRITENTPKNQGVVILTISDIPIGFGVTSRSTTDCRHADPLATIAFHQADIGEYIRSEDTLV is encoded by the exons atgaaAATTTTATCAGAGGACCGAACGAggttattatttgaaaagttGACTAAATA TATTGGCGTAAATGTTAAGCTGCTAATAGACAGACCAGATGGCACATATTGCTTTAGAGAGAAAAAAGATCGTGTATACTACATATCGGAGCGTTTATTGCAATTAGCCCACACGGTGAAGCCAGACCACTTAATTTCTGCAGGAACATGTTTTGGTAAATTTACAAAGACCAACAAGTTTAGACTACACATTACAGCGTTGACATATATTGCTCCATACGCTCCTTACAAGCTGTGGGTTAAACCATCATCAgaacaacaatttttatatggaCACCATGTCATTAAAAGTG GTCTTGGTAGAATAACAGAAAATACACCAAAAAATCAAGGAGTAGTTATCTTAACCATTTCAGACATTCCTATAGGCTTTGGAGTTACCTCTAGATCAACAACAGATTGTAGACATGCTGACCCGCTAGCGACTATTGCTTTCCACCAAGCTGATATAGGAGAATATATAAGATCAGAAGACACATTAGTATAA